Below is a window of Corvus cornix cornix isolate S_Up_H32 chromosome 2, ASM73873v5, whole genome shotgun sequence DNA.
AAGTCTCACACACATGACGGGCAGAGCACAACTGAAGCAACATGGCATGcattactgtaaaaaaaaaatagtatctgGAGCacaaagaaacaataaataccctccagaaagacaaaatatagaaaaaCACCCTCAGAGATCAGTATTTTTGGAGAATTTATTTATAGAATTGTTATTTCAATTTGGCACACAATTGGAAAATGCTAATACAATTTGGTGGGATAACAGGAAAAATGCTGGAGTGTTGCTGATcctttggagagaaaaaatgaaatgtgaattaCAAATAAGGAACAACTGGGGTAGAAAACAATGTTACCTGTAGACTATAACAAAAACCTGAAAGACTTAGAACCTTGAGACAGTGGGATGACATTTCCAAATGTAGACTGAAGCTGTCAGAGGCAACTTTTAACACAACTCAGGTTGTTTGCTCTCCTGAAAGAAGTTGAGCTTTTCAGAATTTAGCTTAATTTACTGTTCCTGTTTTATCTGGCTTGGTTCTGCTCACATTGAGTTCAGTGGGAATACTGCTATTGAGTTCAACAAAATCAGGCCTTTCACAGAGGGCCAATGCAGCCTCTTTCATAAGCAATGAAGCTCTGCACCCAGAGGGGCCACAAATGCCAAATGCTTGCAACATTATACTGAAAAACcgttttctccttctttttggGTGTTTAATTTCTCCTTAGTCCACCTGCATCTTTTCTGTATGTTCAGTACCCCTAACTGCATTAACTTCTCCACATTCCAACTATTTTGTTGGCAACTATTGCACTTGTGGTAGAAACAGTCAGTACCTTAGACTTTAGTCCTAAACATTAACAGTTTCAGGATAAATTGGATAGTTGACTGCTGGGGCTCTCATTCTGGGACTGTTTTCACCTCTGATCTCTCATTTTTCTTGTCCACATCGACTAAGAAAGGATCAAGGATCAGAAGGGAACAGAGAGGAAGAGCAAAGAGGGAAAAGTGGCCATTAATTACTGGCTCCAGAGGGAGCCTCAGAAGGAAACTGGATGAGCACTTCTCACAGAAGAGCTGAAAGAGCTGATGTGGCATCTGAAAACCACGGCGTATAAGGCTAAAACAGATTCTCAGTATGAAACGTGGGTGCATGACCTCCTTGTGGGGTGGGAAGACACTCACAGCAGGTACTAGGACATCACTGCAAGAGATGCCATACAGAAGTTGCGGTTCACAATTCAAGCAACTGAGTCCTTGGAGCTACCATATTCTTGTCTCAGTGAGTTACATTACAGTGAAGTGGCTATAGTGCAGTTTCACCGAGGACAGCAGATTAGAAGATAAGACTATCAATGATATTTTGGCAAAATCAAATCTGTAACTGTTTGCGTGAAAGGGCCTAAACCActaaaacactgaagaaaggCTCAGCATGAGTGGCCTGACGCAAtccttcctgccctcctctTGCTTGGGCTTAAAATCCCACAGCCATTTATTTGTGGTCCATTGAATCTTATCTGTATCATTATCTAACCCCTGAAAGACAAGAGAAATTAAACAAtcaatgcaatttaaaaataaagaaacagaagtaaGTGTCCTCTGTTGTAACTTTTCCAGCACAGCCATCTGATTCTTTCCACTACTCTAGTTTACTTCAGAAAACAGATCTACAAAGAGGTTGGGCATAACTGGAGAGTAGCctagaaaagcagttttctatGAAAGAAACTGCTACTGGAATGACATCCATGAGACAACGAAGCAGCCATTCTCTGCTGGCATAACACAGCAGAGGCCCAGAGCAACACTTAGTCACTTCTCACTGCACAGCTCTTGGGAGATGTGCACTCCTTGTTTTACACATTAAATTAGAATTATACAATACTGCACCACTGTTGTAGAACTCCAACAGATAACAGGATGCTACAAAGACATTGGAATACacttatttataaataaaaaagcagagatgaacTCCAGTACTGactcccctccccacccctgatctccagccactggccattaaaaaaaattaaataattaaaaaaaaaaaaaaaaaaatcaaaccttttCTCACACCTGAAGCCAATTAGAAAACATGCCCCCTCTAACAACCATGGAGTAAAAGtaaatgtatgaaaaaataTCACTAGATGATTTTGCAGCTTCACCTGTATGGTTAATTCACTATCCAAGTAAGCCATATCTACTAAGTATTTTCATTGTCATTACATGCTCTGTAGATCAGAACAAATAACTCTTAAATCCATCTGTAAAAGTCTGGCAAACAAGTTAATCTCAAAACCAGTTAAATACAATATTCAAcccatttatttctgtgtccatttatttaaaaaacattcatTCAAGGAATGAAAGCTAGGACTCTTGGTACAGTACCAGGTATTATCTATGCTACCATACACTCTTTTtagcagaatgaaaaagaaaaaatacatacagtTTTAGAATAATTTCACTTGCAACTACCTTAATCATAATAGCCACTCAAAAAAATCCACCATTGGAAAACCAATGCTAAAATAATACATTCTCTTAATCCCTTTATTTGGAGCTAGaatgatactttttttttttttaattaaaatctttaaaaaacatatacTTTTGTAGGACCCACCTACAACATGCAATTGTTTTAAGTAGCATCTCTAAAAATGGTGTGTGACAGCTTTATGTGGAAAATGCTAAGATGTAAAGAACACTGTTGTAGCCCAGCAGTGAGATGTGGGTATGGTATGATTTCCTACCTCTCTGGGCATAAGGTTAAGTCACATCCACACTGATGAAACCAAACAAATATTTAAGCCAGAACAGCAGAACGTTTTAGAATGGAGTGTAAACACAGTCAAAGAAATGATATACTGAGTGTTAACACTGTACAAACAAAGTGCACTGAGACGTGTGCACTAAGCAAGCACTTGTGAATACTTGCTGGTCTGCATAAGAGTTACATTTATTGCAAAATGACATCTGAAACTGATACTCACCAGCTGCTCACCTGTTCTCACaccaaagcagctgctctttaAATTACACCAGGAGATCACAAGCACTACCTTGGCCCTCAACTGTGGGAAAGCTCTACGAGCTCAGGCTCTACGAGTAATTAACTGGGCAGCACACTCTCACCGCCTCAGTTTCATCAGGAGTGAGATTAGGCCAATAATGGTCCCCTTTGAAAGGTACTGAACATTGTGATCCACTGCAACAAAGCAATTTAGGATATTAATGTGTCTAAACAAGCACAAGTCTTCCTAATGGAAGGCTAGGCATTTTAGCCAGCATGAGGGAGGAAGGATAAGAGGGCTTTTCCTAAGGTACCtcattttcttaagaaaaaataacttaTGGAAATACTTTTGTTCACTATTCTATGCCTTCAACTAAGATACAAATAAGCCCttgtacatttttcatttcccataAAGAAAGTCTGATCACAGCTTATGCAAGGAAGTGATAGAAGCAttccccaaaataaaagcagtccCATTTTCATAAAGTATGTTTACCTAAGATTTCAAGCTGGTTCTAAAACGGCAACATTTTATCTTAATTGCCCATTTAAATATTGTGCATTTGATCTCTGTGACACAATCAGGTTTTTATACTAGGCTAACTacagttatttttcatatttaaattttaatccaTGTTCTCtaacaaataaatataagaagagctttctttaaaaaaaactagCCTTTAAGACATTAAAATCAGTCTCAAAAAGCTGCAGTCTTCTTGTAAAATATTACTGAAACCTtgataaatgttatttttatttttcactgaagtttGAAAGCTCAACAAGTTTCTGAAATAGATCAGATCCTTTTTAAAAAGGGCATGATCACTTATTTGTCATAGCATACAGCATTTATTAAATTTAAGAATTGAAAGTTAAATTGCTTTGTGAATTATCTACATGTGTCAAAGTTATTTTCAAAGAGCAGCAATAGTGTCCATGTTGGAAAAGAAGTTCTCCAAAAACTATCTGCACCAAAAGGCTCACAGGACTAAGCTTCAGTCTCCTTTGCCAGTGAGTTCAAGAAATAGAAGTCTGTATCTGTAGTTATGCAACATCTGGGAGGTCTTTCGGAAATGTGAACTTCAGCTAGAAGTTGAAAGCAGTATCTAAACATTCTCCACTACTGACCTAAGgagaaaaacttctttttaatcAGAAGAGCAGGTCTCATTAACAGTATGAAAGAAGTTAAAGAATTAAGGGTTTTGATCAGGCAGCGCAGGTCTACATTGAATAAACTTTGAACAGAAAAGATCTTATGGTAACTAAGAATTTTAGCATTCTTGAGGACAGATGGGCAGCTTATTTTCTGATAATTCAAATAACAGGTATATTTGAACCTTCTGAAACCCTTGGGGGGGATGCAGAGAACAACAATGCAGATGGCTACATGTTTGGAGACAGAGGTACAACAAACTGTCAGTTGATATCAAAGGACCCACGTTCTGTTCTCTACGTACTGGATtgcaaagaacatttttcagtaaAGTTTTGCAGACCCTGCTGTACTTCAAGTGCCACATGTTCTTCAAACTTGCTTAAGCAGATTCAAATTCAAatggtctctctctctctgtaaaTTACCACAAACCAAATAAGCACAAGCTGTTTGGAATGGCTGAAGagctttctgcagaaaagagTGCGCCGCAAGCTAAAATGACAAAGCTATTCCTGGGGTTGTAGAAAAATTGGTAGTTTGTATCTTGTGTTGGAAATGGAAATAACCAGTCAACCTACTATTTCTGATAAACTCATTCCCTCTGTCcaatggaaagaaaacccaaacaaacaaaataactGAAGGTAATGAAGGAAGAGGCTGCTTCTATAGGCACAAACACCACATGATGAACAAGCATTAGAGAAAAATTTAGCATGCATCTTCAACACTGTTTGCAGAAATCAAGGACAAGAAGTAACTGCTAAAAACTATACAAGGAAATGCtgccttcttttaaaaaggtatAAGGAAATAATTACACTGATTAATAAAACACCGATATTCACAACCCACCTGAACCAAAACTGGTTTACATCTTCAGGAAAGAAGTCAAAATAAtacagaacatttctttttttctcttaaaaagcagaaagagtgCCACACTGTCAAAGATAATCTGTTGCTGCATATAGATTTGAATCAACCTTCTTGTGCTTTCCATTCAGGGGATACAAAACACGAGGTCATGATTCCTGATAGACTGTTTACAGTTATCAGATCCCTATATAAATCaagctttttttcctacctAATTTATTATGGAATTGCTAAAACTACAGTAAGATGTAAAAGATTTCAAGAGACTCCTGTGAGAAATACTCAagttattttatgaaaaaatttggatttttctttagTTTACCTATGTTCCCCAATATATATGGTAAACGCACCTTGAGTATAAGAACTGCAtgaaaacagtctgaaaaaaataaaacatggaaacTGATGTGTGAGACCATCGGTCCCCTTCCTACTtctgattattattattttattctttttaaataccACCACTGATAAAACCCAATGCAAAATATAGTCCCCAAACCCACACcaaactgctttgctttgctgtgcaTCTTTTCTAGCAGGTTTTCACGGCTGCTTCTTCAGACAGAGCATCTGGAGGCTCCAAAAGCACAACTTGTACGTCTCCATCAGTCATGTTTATTTGTGTGACGTTTTTTCCAGATCTGGAAGTCTTTCAATTAGTGCTTTATGGTTCATGTTGATACTGGCTATAAGTCCTCCTTCATTGCCATCTGAGCCAGTGTAACTAATTTCTTCACCAGTCAGGGTAGTCATATGGCCACCCAACGCTCTCAACACTGCATTTCCAGCACATATGTCCCATTTCTTAATGTAGGTGACATGGATATACACATCAGCTTCTTCTTGATTCTTTTCAGGCACATCAAGGAGGGCCAACACTTTATAGCCTAGAAGAAATAGGCAGaggtaaacaaaaaaaattaaaccaagcTTTCCTGTTGAAACGCATTAAAAGAACAAGACCAGAAACTAAAATATAGTTCTGCTCTTAGGTTTATTCACTCATTTCTCAATCCCTGTATCATGCTTATGTGCAGGGGCTGTgagcccttggcacaagagccctctgcactcccttggaggagagaggctTGAGGGCAAAAAGACTCCCCCCAGAGATAAGCAACCTTCCTCGGATCATGGTGACAAAGTGACCACCCCCAGCATGTCTTGTTTCTATATGGTAATAGCCTGTACCCAGTTGGCTAattggtttctaccccaccccctgcctttcccataaaagGCCCCTGTTTCTGCCCCTCAAGAGGGAGCCttgtccctggcctccccttcacaggggctgctggacaataaaagCTACCTCTGTGGAATTGCCAAACGAGGCTCCTGCCTCTCGGTCCCCGAGTTCgccttgggtgatttcacaaagagctgaatcacaagagctggaatcacttGTAGCAGAGAAGTTGCTACACTTGCTGAGatcacctgctgcccagggaggcctgCCATCACTCCGCGAAGAGTTGCTCTTTGTAGGACACTCTCTAGGAAGGTCGTGGCACACCAGTGCTGACCAGCATCGGACCCCCTGCTCAAGTCTATCTTTTTCTCCCTGGCTTTTTATTACAATACAAGGAAGATGTATACACCACTctttaataaaacaaagcagtCCTTTATTATTCATTATGCAGCACAAAGTAATTGCTCAAAAAGTGTTCTTTCTTTCATGGAATTTTTTGAGTTTTTCAACTCTTTGACCAATATTCTTGTTTCATTAATCTGTTAATTTCTTTATCTTCTTAAACAGAGTCAAGCCCTGGACAAGAGCTGCTATAATTAGCTAcactttccctttctttgtcaTTTAGATTCATTATCTAAAGAAGCAATGCAAGACCTTCTTGACTAAAAAATCTGTAAGGGAGCTCTGGCTTTTCGTattaaagacacagaaagatacatttctgtaaaaataaaattttacatggCCTTTCTGGGACTTTAAAACTTCTGCCGCTTTACACTAGTGCCTCACATTTACATTCTGTCAGTAACATGCACAAGAACATCACATAAGTAAAAAGTATTCTAAAACTTCCTTCAATGAGTATGAGGCAGATAAAAATGGACTTTAGTGAcactaattttctcttttgacaTAAATGCAATAAATAGTACCAAACTTTAATggcttttttcttaatttttttttaatcaaccaTACTATCAGCTAACAACCAACAGATTCTCTTCCATGATTCTGCCTGTGGTCACACAACCCTTTCTCTCCCACTGAGGCATCAGTGCCTTAAGTGAACATATATCAGCATGTTTCAATGAAAGGACCACAACAACACTGCTGGCCCAGGCCTAGTTTCAGTAACATACTGACTTGTGAACAGCCTGAAGTCTGAACCAAGTTTGCATGCAGGTTcccaaacacaggaaaaactgTGTCCCTAGGGTCAAGCACTTGCTTTCAGTGATGTGAAGAtgaaaaagcaagaggaaaaagaggaggcaCCACAGTTACATCCTTTTGCCTAGTAACAGCTGCACCATTAAAACATTCAGAAGCAATAAACTGGATAGGATGCTTAAAGAACCAAACCTGCTCCACCAGCGGGGATTAtcacagttttatttccaaatgtctGCCGTGCAACCTGCTCAACTTTTCCTGCATGGGAGCGGGACACAATAATCCTTGGAGTCTTCTCATTGTAGGAGGAACGAGCTTTTACATTTGACCCACCATCCACCATTGCCCAGGCtacaagagaaacaaaaattctgctAAGATTAACAAAAACCAATCTCTGTTAAGTGTGAAGATAAAAGGGTACTTATCTAAGAATATGTAATCGATACCTCTGACTTAATATCTCTCACTACTGTAACAGAGAAAATTAGGGCTGACAGAGGATGCGGTGCATATCCACATGTGCACACAAGGGAAGACAAACAGGCCACACACACATTGGTGCATATGCCATTATCCCAAGCCTGACTGTTCTTGTGTGATACTTCCAAAGAACAGAGtaagagggaaaaatcccaagTAGTTAATATTCAGAACTTGCAATTGGAAACCTTTTAACCAAAGTTAAAAGGATATCTCCTCATCAGAAATTTcctcaaaaaatgtttttatgtaaGAACAAAAAGCCCCACTACCCTTTAAAGCAGATACCAAAAATGCTATGGAGTCATTTTGTTCAGAAGGATACTAATGCTAAGGAAGGAAATAGCTCAGGAGGATAGTGCTACAAAGAAAGATATTTGATGTTGTGCTTCAGACAACTGCATTTAGAATACACAACTTCCCACTTGTTTCATCATgatgttcaaagccaggcttgGTAGGTGGCATCCCCTAACCATTAATCTGACATTTACTTAGTAAACTACCCAGCAATTTCATCTCAGTAGAGAGCCAGGTTGTTTGGCAACAGACTGAGCTGTGTGTAATAACAATGCTGACTGCCCTTTATTGCTCTGTATTTGTGTGGTAGTATTAGGAACAATCTGACTCAAAACATATTGGTATTTCCAGCTTGGAAAATGAATACTTGTCACACAGAATTCATTGCATCTCATCTGATTTCTTGTCTGAACATTGCACACTTCACTATtattaaagcagagaaattctCAACATTGCAATGCTAAAACCCCATTTCTTGAGATGGGTATTGATACCTAAAAAAACTATGTTCCAAAACCTCCAAGATTCTTGAAGCATATTCAAATATATCACATACTTAAGTGACTGGTAATTAAACTCATATTTATagacagcaaaatatttagCACAAAATGTTGAGTGTTCAGCGGGCCaaaaaaggagaacaaataCAAAATGCCTTTATTTAGACTTAGTTTTTGTGCCAGAGCTACTGCAGAACTTCAGCACTCTAGAGGTCAGTATTGCCTaagagaaaatgtaaacagaaattCCTGTTTTAAGTACACAGTAAGCCATGAATACTTAAACTGCTTTGAAGCTTTCAGAAGTGCATGCAAATTGACAAACTTGCAGCAATGCTTGCTGATACATCATTAATACTAAAGAATTAATTACTTCACAGTTGTGCCATTAAAGCATGTCAGATAATCAATAAGGCTATGCTAGACAGTCTTGCCTGTTACATACAAAGAGTTGCCATTAAGATCTTAATTCAATCTTTTTTTATTCACACTGAATAAACAGCAGGTCCTGGGTATATTTATCACAGACCCAAGTTATTCTGCTAAATGAGAAAAGTACTCTTTTTTGCTAAAGACTAAAAGCACACATGAAACTGATCGGTATTTGCaggtttaactttttttttgtttgctataAGCACTCTGATTGAAGAGATCTTAGCTcttaaacatattttcagttAGTTTGTTCTAAATGCATAATTTTTAGGTTGAACAAGGgcagcattttcctttgtgGTTTCACAGCACAGAACACATCTGCAGCTCTAATTGTGAGGTCTGAAGTGCCCTTTTGCCCCAGtactattttctcatttatacCTACAGATGTCCCCTGAAACACCAAATTTTGATTAACACTATGACTGACCATGATGGAAATATGTGAAGGCATGAAGGTACCTGTATATGATGAGAAGGGCTTGTGTATCACTCCTATTACTGGTTTACCATTTACAGCCACACAAACCATCGTTGTGACGTACTGTCGAAGATCCTCTGTGGACAAAACAACAAAGTGAGCAAGTTTACAATCAGATGTCagaacacaaaaggaaaacagacaggAGATGATTCAGATTGTTCTCTGAAGACCAGTTTACATTCTGCCTCTTTACAGTTATGTAACTTTGATGTATCTTCAAATAAcctttcagttttcaaaagacTTTAAAGACTTTTCAGCTTTCCAGCAATTTTTCCTGTTCAGTAGATGTAACCTATACTGCCACCAGATCTAATGCTAACACCTGTGTCTTATGCAACACATGTTTTCATGGAAATCTGTGCCCCTGCAttctcccttctctgcctcaCCTCGTATTCTCTATCAGTTCAAAAATGGtaattaaaaacccaaagaagATTCACTGGAAAGGATAATTGTATCAATGAAATAGTCACCAAAACAATCCCattttttcagttgttcctTAGTACTTATCAGCAAGGATTTTAGTTGGATTGCCTTGAACTGCTTATGTGACATCCAAAAACATTGGAAAAGGGGGAAGACTGAATTATGCatgcttttttgaaaaatgacaACACAAATTTTCTTATATCAAGTTAAATAGGATATTTACTTAGCATTTCCCTTAAataagcaaaactgaaaatataagaTACTTAATGTTGTCACAGTAatgactgaaataaagaaacatgAAATTCCAGTACAATCCATAATTGACAGTCACCATTTATTATGGCAATTACTTAGCTGCAAGGATACCAAAGTAATTTCAGAGttgaaatatataaatgttGTAATTTAAGAACCACAGAGATTTCATTATGCAATTTGTTCAATTAAATCACAAATAGCTTTGACATAAGACACTTTAACAAGAGACGTCATTTTAGGTACTTACTATTTTGTCTCCAGGGTAAAAGGCAAACATCAGAATTACACACATGATTTGTCAACAAGAATCAGCTACCTGTGTATTCTTGTGTAGCATCTAATGGATCGATCCAGACAGTGACACTTTCTGCTGGCACCTCTTTAGGctgtattttttgctttatgtCTTCAGGAATACTGCGATCCCAGGAGACTGTCTCCTGATCAGCTGTGTCAACATGCTCCTCAGAATTTATCTGTGGTGAGACAACAAAGAAGTTGCACTAACATATCAGATACAGCAACTGCAGCACTTGGAAAAATTACAGGTTTgctcacattttctctttcttccttcaccTCAAATGCAGGAATTAGTCATTTTTCAGCAGCTCACAGGCTATTATGGTCATGTGACAAGCAATGCAAAACCACAATCCAGAATT
It encodes the following:
- the BPNT2 gene encoding LOW QUALITY PROTEIN: Golgi-resident adenosine 3',5'-bisphosphate 3'-phosphatase (The sequence of the model RefSeq protein was modified relative to this genomic sequence to represent the inferred CDS: deleted 1 base in 1 codon), which produces MAPMGIRLSPLGMAVFCLLGLGVLYHLYSGFLAGRFAFFMLSEPAAGGPETPHGSAAGGAVDLRELLAVSVLAAVRGGEEVKRVRQGNVLNAKAKGKTREGAEEQLTIGDLLSNRRMFYLLKGAFPPCRWINSEEHVDTADQETVSWDRSIPEDIKQKIQPKEVPAESVTVWIDPLDATQEYTEDLRQYVTTMVCVAVNGKPVIGVIHKPFSSYTAWAMVDGGSNVKARSSYNEKTPRIIVSRSHAGKVEQVARQTFGNKTVIIPAGGAGYKVLALLDVPEKNQEEADVYIHVTYIKKWDICAGNAVLRALGGHMTTLTGEEISYTGSDGNEGGLIASINMNHKALIERLPDLEKTSHK